The following coding sequences are from one Ornithodoros turicata isolate Travis chromosome 1, ASM3712646v1, whole genome shotgun sequence window:
- the LOC135376808 gene encoding uncharacterized protein LOC135376808 isoform X1, producing the protein MFSQRCNFEGHSPLTYMDLSDVQGEMLSRCLCCSVKNRRPIQDVPPPPTWQPYSHLNEAGHPDPEFPIGSPTQSAKYTTMQWQTREMNERLLQPVGQSAQLSQSQRIRQPDAQTSQYAVRIPSRNQPDEWPLPRTAAVYILHMMPTSCSGADALHIGHRS; encoded by the exons ATGTTCAGTCAGAGGTGCAATTTTGAAGGACACTCTCCACTAACATACATGGACTTGAGCGACGTTCAAG gagaaATGCTGTCACGCTGTCTCTGCTGCAGCGTCAAAAATCGCAGACCAATCCAAGATGTGCCGCCTCCACCTACTTGGCAACCTTATTCTCACC TGAATGAAGCTGGGCATCCGGACCCTGAATTTCCCATCGGG AGTCCCACACAGTCCGCCAAGTATACAACGATGCAATGGCAGACGAGGGAAATGAATGAGCGTCTACTTCAGCCAGTGGGGCAGTCAGCCCAGCTGTCTCAGTCCCAGCGAATAAGGCAACCAGACGCACAAACTTCACAGTATG CTGTGCGTATCCCAAGCAGAAATCAACCAGATGAGTGGCCCCTCCCCCGTACTGCTGCAGTGTATATCCTGCACATG ATGCCAACATCTTGCAGCGGAGCAGATGCTTTGCACATCGGTCACAG GTCTTAG
- the LOC135376808 gene encoding uncharacterized protein LOC135376808 isoform X2 — MLSRCLCCSVKNRRPIQDVPPPPTWQPYSHLNEAGHPDPEFPIGSPTQSAKYTTMQWQTREMNERLLQPVGQSAQLSQSQRIRQPDAQTSQYAVRIPSRNQPDEWPLPRTAAVYILHMMPTSCSGADALHIGHRS, encoded by the exons ATGCTGTCACGCTGTCTCTGCTGCAGCGTCAAAAATCGCAGACCAATCCAAGATGTGCCGCCTCCACCTACTTGGCAACCTTATTCTCACC TGAATGAAGCTGGGCATCCGGACCCTGAATTTCCCATCGGG AGTCCCACACAGTCCGCCAAGTATACAACGATGCAATGGCAGACGAGGGAAATGAATGAGCGTCTACTTCAGCCAGTGGGGCAGTCAGCCCAGCTGTCTCAGTCCCAGCGAATAAGGCAACCAGACGCACAAACTTCACAGTATG CTGTGCGTATCCCAAGCAGAAATCAACCAGATGAGTGGCCCCTCCCCCGTACTGCTGCAGTGTATATCCTGCACATG ATGCCAACATCTTGCAGCGGAGCAGATGCTTTGCACATCGGTCACAG GTCTTAG